A region from the Arachis ipaensis cultivar K30076 chromosome B01, Araip1.1, whole genome shotgun sequence genome encodes:
- the LOC107635635 gene encoding uncharacterized protein LOC107635635 isoform X1 → MEEVNVVETKDGTVSVASAFAGHQEAVQDRDHKFLRKAVEEAYKGVDSGHGGPFGAVIVCNDEVVASCHNMVLSHTDPTAHAEVTAIREACKKLKKIELSDCEIYASCEPCPMCFGAIHLSRIKRLVYGAKAEAAIAIGFDDFIADALRGTGFYQKAQLEIKRADGNEAMIAEEVFEKTKEKFRMY, encoded by the exons ATGGAGGAAGTTAACG TTGTAGAAACTAAGGATGGAACTGTTTCAGTAGCTTCTGCATTTGCTGGTCACCAAGAAG CTGTGCAGGATAGGGACCATAAATTTCTAAGAAAAGCAGTTGAAGAAGCATACAAAGGAGTAGATTCTGGACATGGAGGTCCTTTTGGTGCTGTTATAGTTTGCAATGATGAAGTAGTAGCTAGTTGTCACAACATGGTTCTTAGTCATACTGACCCAACCGCACATGCAGAAGTTACAGCAATAAGGGAG GCTTGTAAGAAGCTTAAGAAGATAGAACTGTCAGATTGTGAAATATATGCTTCTTGTGAACCTTGCCCCATGTGCTTTGGTGCAATCCACCTTTCTCGAATTAAG AGGTTGGTTTATGGAGCCAAGGCCGAAGCAGCAATTGCTATTGGGTTCGATGACTTTATCGCAGATGCATTGCGAGGTACCGGATTCTATCAGAAAGCACAGCTGGAGATCAAAAGAGCCGATGGCAACGAGGCCATGATCGCGGAAGAGGTGTTCGAGAAAACGAAGGAAAAGTTCCGAATGTATTAG
- the LOC107635635 gene encoding uncharacterized protein LOC107635635 isoform X2 has product MVLSHTDPTAHAEVTAIREACKKLKKIELSDCEIYASCEPCPMCFGAIHLSRIKRLVYGAKAEAAIAIGFDDFIADALRGTGFYQKAQLEIKRADGNEAMIAEEVFEKTKEKFRMY; this is encoded by the exons ATGGTTCTTAGTCATACTGACCCAACCGCACATGCAGAAGTTACAGCAATAAGGGAG GCTTGTAAGAAGCTTAAGAAGATAGAACTGTCAGATTGTGAAATATATGCTTCTTGTGAACCTTGCCCCATGTGCTTTGGTGCAATCCACCTTTCTCGAATTAAG AGGTTGGTTTATGGAGCCAAGGCCGAAGCAGCAATTGCTATTGGGTTCGATGACTTTATCGCAGATGCATTGCGAGGTACCGGATTCTATCAGAAAGCACAGCTGGAGATCAAAAGAGCCGATGGCAACGAGGCCATGATCGCGGAAGAGGTGTTCGAGAAAACGAAGGAAAAGTTCCGAATGTATTAG